The following DNA comes from Chitinophaga nivalis.
TACTGGATGAGGGCATGCTGGCCCATCACCCGCTACTGAAGCAACAAATTCATACCTGCTTAAGTGCGATACCAGGCTTTCAGCTGGTACCGGAAATGATCACGGTGCCCGGTGGAGAACAGGTGAAAAATGACGACGCATTATTATTCAGACTGGTAGATGCCATCGACCAATATAAAATTGACCGGCATTCCTATGTGATAGGAATCGGCGGAGGTTCATTACTGGACCTGGTAGGATTTGCCGCCGCCATTTCCCACAGAGGGGTGAAACATATACGTATACCCACTACCGTATTGTCGCAAAATGATTCCGGCATCGGTGTAAAAAATGGGGTGAATTATAAAGGGAAAAAGAATTTCCTCGGCTCCTTTGCACCACCTGCCGCTGTGTTCAACGATGAAGCTTTCCTGACTACCCTGCAGGCGCGCGATTGGTGTGCCGGTATGGTGGAAGCCGTGAAAGTGGCGCTGATTAAAGACGCCCCCTTCTTTGAATGGATGGAAACACATGCGGATGCATTGGCCGGCGGGAATATGGCCGATATGCAATACCTGATTTATCAATGTGCAGCATTGCACCTGCAACATATCGGTGGAGGCGATCCTTTTGAAAGTGGTTCTTCGCGCCCGCTCGACTTCGGACACTGGAGCGCCCATAAACTGGAGCAACTCACGCATTTTGAATTAAGACATGGAGAAGCAGTAGCTATTGGTATTGCATTAGATAGCGTATATGCTTTCCTGTTAGGTTGGCTGGATGAACCGGCGATGAAACGTATTTTGCAGCTGTTAAAGAAAATGCAGCAACCTATCTGGCATCCGCTCCTGGAAAAACAGGCGGGTGGGCCTTCTCCGGTGATCGCCGGACTGGAGGAATTCCGGGAACACCTGGGGGGCCGGCTCACCATCACGTTACTGCGTGCTATCGGAAAAGGTGAAGAAGTGCACGAACTGGACCTGGAGCTGTTATACAAAGCCGTGGACATCTGCAAAAAAAATCAATCATGAAAACATCCGTCGGGCACCTGACTTATTGTACTAATATTCATCCGGGCGAAAACTGGCAGGATCATTTTGCCCAGCTTAAAACCTATATCCCTGCGGTAAAACGGCAGGTATCGCCGGATCAGCCGTTTGGTATCGGTTTAAGACTCGCCAATACCGCCAGCCTGGAACTGGCGAAGGAGGCTAATCTGGAGGCTTTCAAAGCATGGCTGCAGGCAGAGAACTGTTATGTGTTTACCATGAATGGTTTTCCGTATGGCGGGTTTCATCATACCGTGGTAAAAGACCAGGTACATGCACCCGATTGGACCAGCGCCGACCGGGTAGCCTATACGATCCGCCTGTTTCGCATATTGGCGGCGTTGTTGCCACCAGCACTCGAAGGAGGTATTTCCACAGCGCCCCTGTCTTACAAATACTGGTGTAACCGCTGTGAGGAAGAACGATTGGCCACTGTAGAAAGTGCCACGCTGAATATACTGGAAGTGATCGCACAGCTGGCGCGCATACACCGCAGTGGCGGCCCGCTGATGCACCTGGATATAGAACCGGAGCCGGATGGCTTACTGGAAAACAGCACAGAATATATACAGTGGTTTACAGATCACCTGTTACCACTGGGTATTCCATTTATACAGGATAAATTACAGGTAACACCGGAGATAGCTGCAGACGTGATTAAAACACACCTGCAATTGTGTTATGATGTCTGCCATTTTGCACTGGTATATGAGCCGCCTGCAAAGGTGCTGGCACACTTACAGCAACATGGTTTAAAAGTCGGTAAACTGCAGATCAGCGCTGCGCTGAAAGCAGACCTGCCACCAGTGGGAACGGCGGCCCGGACAACCATTACAGATGCGTTCCGGCAGTTCAACGAACCGGTTTATCTGCATCAGGTAATTGGCAGAAAAACAAACGGACAATATATACACTATCCCGATTTGCCCCAGGCATTAACGGATGTGGATAACCACGACGTGGTGGAATGGCGTTCGCATTTTCATGTGCCGCTTTTCCTGGAACGTTTTGATGTGTTGCAATCCACACAGGATGATATCCGCGAGGTACTGGCATTACAGCAACAGCAGCCCTTTACAGCACACCTGGAAGCAGAAACCTACACCTGGGATGTGCTGCCGGCAAACCTGAAACTGGAAATATCAGACTCCGTATCCCGTGAGTTGAACTGGATTAAACAACAGCTGTAAAACCACGGCGAATAGTGGCAACAGTTGGAATTGTGACGATGTAATTATAGCTTTATACCGGAAATGTAACGGTGATTGAATCTATGAGAAAGACAGTTGTTATTGATGTAGTGGGACTTTCCCCCTCCGTATTGGAGCACATGCCTTTTCTGAAGGCTTACTCCCGGCAGCGGCATATGGCTACCATAGCACCTATGTTGCCGGCTGTGACCACGGCTGTACAAAGCACTTATCTGACCGGCCAATGGCCCAGTGAACATGGTATTGTGGGCAACGGCTGGTACGACCGCACAGATGCTGAAATTAAATTCTGGAAACAATCCAATAAACTGGTAGACGCACCCAAAATATGGGATAAAGCCCGGAAACTGGACCCTGCTTTTACCTGCTCGCAAATGTGCTGGTGGTACAATATGTATGCGAATGTGGATTACTCGCTTACACCACGTCCGAATTATCTTTCCGATGGCCGCAAAATTCCGGATTGTTACACCACGCCGGATACCCTCCGCGATCACCTGGTGCGTGAACTGGGACCTTTCCCCTTGTTTAATTACTGGGGCCCTACTGCCAATGCAAAATCATCCCAATGGATAGCTGATGCCGCGATCATCACAGATAAATTGTATGATCCGACTTTAACGCTGATTTATCTGCCATTGCTGGATTACTGCCAGCAGAAGTTCGGGCAGGATATGGCACGTAACGGAAAAGAGATAGGCGAGATGGATGAAATTTGCAAACAGCTCATCACCTACTACCAGCAAAAAAACTGTGATCCATTGATATTATCAGAATATGGTATTACCAATGTACATCAGCCTATACATATTAACCGGTTGTTAAGAGCGGCCGGATTATTATCGCTGCGGATAGAAAGAGGACTGGAACTGCTGGATGCAGGCGCTTCGAAAGCCTTTGCAGTAGCAGATCATCAGATAGCGCATATTTATATCAACGATCCTGCCTGTTATAAGCAGGTACGCAGTATCCTGGAAAATACACCGGGTATAGAACTGGTACTCGACCGGGAAGGAAAAAAAGAACATCACCTGCATCACGAACGTAGCGGGGAGCTGGTAGCCGTAGCAGATGCCAACAGCTGGTTTACCTATTACTATTGGGAAGATGATCAGAAAGCCCCGGATTTTGCCCGTATTGTGGAGATTTTCAGGAAGCCGGGTTATGATCCTGCTGAGATGTTCCTGAATCCTGCAGATCCGCTGGTGAAGCTGAAAGTAATTGGCAAACTGATAAAAAAGAAACTGGGCTTCCGGTACCTGATGGACGTAATTCCATTGGATGCCACCCTGATAAAAGGTTCTCATGGCCGGCTGGAGAAAGATCCTGCCTGGCATCCGCTGATTATCAGCCCGGCGCCACTGGGTAAAGATACGCTGCTGGCTACAGAAGTATATGATGCCATGTGGAACCATCTCACTGGTACAACTACCACCTGATTATTATCCCTGTTTATAAAAAATTATGCAACATCAGCTGTTATAAATACAGCTGATGTTTTTTTTGCTGCGAGTCAATTTACGTATATCCGTTCCAGTTATAGCCGCTATTTTGGACAACTTTCCTGCTTCAAAAAAAATAGTAAACACTGATTTATTTTTCTATTTTCATGCAACCGATTGTTATTTCCCGTGTTGTCAGCAATATAAAAAGCAGAACAGTAAACAAAGAAGTCCGTTATGAAAAGAAGAGATTTTATAAAAACCGCTTCTATGGCTGGTTTAGGAACAGGTATCACCCTGCTCAATTTTCCTGTTTTTGGTAAAAGTGCACCCGGCAACAAACTGGTGCTGGCCGTAATGGGGGTAAACTCCCGCGGCAACTGGCTGGCGCAGGTCGCCGCGCGGCTACCGGGAGCAGAAATCGGCTACATCTGCGATGTGGAAGATGAAGCCATCGCAAAAGGATTAAAAGCAGTGGCCAGTGTACAGTCCCGCAAACCAACCGTCATCAAGGATATCCGTAAACTGCTGGAACAGCGTGACTTTGACGCCCTGTTCATCGCGGCGCCGGATCACTGGCACGCCCCGGCAGCCATCATGGCCGCCGCAGCTGGTAAACACGTATATGTGGAAAAACCCTGTGCCCACAACCCGCAGGAAGGAGAATGGCTGGTAGCTGCCGCCAGAAAGTATAACCGGCTCATACAAATGGGTAATCAGCGCCGGTCCTGGCCTAATCTGCAACAGGCAGTAAAAGAGGTAAAAGAAGACGGCATCCTGGGCAAAGTATACTATGGCCGGGGATGGTATGTAAATAACCGCGCACCGATAGGTACCGGCAAAAAAATAGCAGTACCGGGTACACTCGACTGGAACCTGTGGCAGGGGCCTGCCCCCCGCATGGATTATCTTGATAACATTGTGCACTACAACTGGCATTGGCGCTGGCATTGGGGCACCTCCGAAACCTGTAACAATGCTACCCATGAACTGGATTGTTTACGCTGGTTTATGGACCTGGATTTCCCTATAAAAGTAACCTCGGCGGGCGGCCGGTATGCCTATCCCAAAGACGACTGGGAAACACCGGATACACAAACGCTGCAGTTCGAATTTGAAGGTGGGAAAGCGGTTGCCTGGGAAGGCCGCAGCTGCAGTCCTTTTAACCTAGAAGGCAGTAGCCGTGGATTTGCCCTCTTTGGCGAAAACGGTAGTTTATATAACAGCGGCGGCGATCACTACAAGATCCTGGATACCAAAAATAAAGTGGTGAAAGAAGTAAAACAGGCGGCCAATGCCGAACGGAGTGTAGTCAATACCGTGAGTCCGGCCGGTGAGTTTTACGACGCGGTAC
Coding sequences within:
- a CDS encoding 3-dehydroquinate synthase: MQYLQQSFNVRFSYEVFFTRNLFESANTRLTGFLSAVADPAFQKKLLIVLDEGMLAHHPLLKQQIHTCLSAIPGFQLVPEMITVPGGEQVKNDDALLFRLVDAIDQYKIDRHSYVIGIGGGSLLDLVGFAAAISHRGVKHIRIPTTVLSQNDSGIGVKNGVNYKGKKNFLGSFAPPAAVFNDEAFLTTLQARDWCAGMVEAVKVALIKDAPFFEWMETHADALAGGNMADMQYLIYQCAALHLQHIGGGDPFESGSSRPLDFGHWSAHKLEQLTHFELRHGEAVAIGIALDSVYAFLLGWLDEPAMKRILQLLKKMQQPIWHPLLEKQAGGPSPVIAGLEEFREHLGGRLTITLLRAIGKGEEVHELDLELLYKAVDICKKNQS
- a CDS encoding alkaline phosphatase family protein, which encodes MRKTVVIDVVGLSPSVLEHMPFLKAYSRQRHMATIAPMLPAVTTAVQSTYLTGQWPSEHGIVGNGWYDRTDAEIKFWKQSNKLVDAPKIWDKARKLDPAFTCSQMCWWYNMYANVDYSLTPRPNYLSDGRKIPDCYTTPDTLRDHLVRELGPFPLFNYWGPTANAKSSQWIADAAIITDKLYDPTLTLIYLPLLDYCQQKFGQDMARNGKEIGEMDEICKQLITYYQQKNCDPLILSEYGITNVHQPIHINRLLRAAGLLSLRIERGLELLDAGASKAFAVADHQIAHIYINDPACYKQVRSILENTPGIELVLDREGKKEHHLHHERSGELVAVADANSWFTYYYWEDDQKAPDFARIVEIFRKPGYDPAEMFLNPADPLVKLKVIGKLIKKKLGFRYLMDVIPLDATLIKGSHGRLEKDPAWHPLIISPAPLGKDTLLATEVYDAMWNHLTGTTTT
- a CDS encoding Gfo/Idh/MocA family protein, which encodes MKRRDFIKTASMAGLGTGITLLNFPVFGKSAPGNKLVLAVMGVNSRGNWLAQVAARLPGAEIGYICDVEDEAIAKGLKAVASVQSRKPTVIKDIRKLLEQRDFDALFIAAPDHWHAPAAIMAAAAGKHVYVEKPCAHNPQEGEWLVAAARKYNRLIQMGNQRRSWPNLQQAVKEVKEDGILGKVYYGRGWYVNNRAPIGTGKKIAVPGTLDWNLWQGPAPRMDYLDNIVHYNWHWRWHWGTSETCNNATHELDCLRWFMDLDFPIKVTSAGGRYAYPKDDWETPDTQTLQFEFEGGKAVAWEGRSCSPFNLEGSSRGFALFGENGSLYNSGGDHYKILDTKNKVVKEVKQAANAERSVVNTVSPAGEFYDAVHISNFLESIRGNDTLHSDISSGYRSTLLCLLGNIAQRTGRVLHTDPANGHILHDAEAMKMWRRSYEKGWIPII
- the eboE gene encoding metabolite traffic protein EboE, with translation MKTSVGHLTYCTNIHPGENWQDHFAQLKTYIPAVKRQVSPDQPFGIGLRLANTASLELAKEANLEAFKAWLQAENCYVFTMNGFPYGGFHHTVVKDQVHAPDWTSADRVAYTIRLFRILAALLPPALEGGISTAPLSYKYWCNRCEEERLATVESATLNILEVIAQLARIHRSGGPLMHLDIEPEPDGLLENSTEYIQWFTDHLLPLGIPFIQDKLQVTPEIAADVIKTHLQLCYDVCHFALVYEPPAKVLAHLQQHGLKVGKLQISAALKADLPPVGTAARTTITDAFRQFNEPVYLHQVIGRKTNGQYIHYPDLPQALTDVDNHDVVEWRSHFHVPLFLERFDVLQSTQDDIREVLALQQQQPFTAHLEAETYTWDVLPANLKLEISDSVSRELNWIKQQL